One part of the Phycisphaeraceae bacterium genome encodes these proteins:
- the dnaG gene encoding DNA primase yields the protein MTTGPGYVDDRQRVLEATDLVQLVGEHVALRPKGREFVGLCPFHDDHSPSMHVVPHKGIFHCFACGAGGDALTFVRNFHKMSFREALEHLAQRARITLTPRRHSSPGADEAARSARESLLAANLTACDFFRTILRHEEHGKGARDLIARRGIPPEMVREFDLGAAPAMWDGLVKTIDAKRMKHDAFVAAGLLKRRENGGSYDAFRDRLIFPIHDQIGRVIAFGGRRLSDAKRPDGTEDAKYLNSAESPVFDKGATLYGLHQAARAIQSSRTAIVVEGYIDVIACHAAGVRNVVATLGTAMTAGNARLLRRQCEAIVLLFDGDEAGQRAAQRAVEVFFSERVDLRIARLSDVTDAKDPDELLKREGGAATFREAIARAVDPFRMLLSRVESEMSNRGVAAQSRIVEEFIARLADLGLDRIEPAFRQMIVRRLSQLTGVESDVLFGSIGSRTDRAGGQRRSAGSVSDSTHEPPERRRRMNGRERLIGCLLCDPQLVHALSDRDRGLIWPPDSRATKDDMAVSGAVEQLVHEGEPPSLAAVLSRLEDVESQHIATWLASEVDRLAERNLEAVRRLWKEWLDEARRGHDGVSAPPSSGWDDAAARLESLRRRAADVGTDRRAMPRAS from the coding sequence GTGACGACAGGACCGGGATACGTAGACGATCGGCAGCGCGTGCTGGAGGCAACAGACCTCGTCCAGCTCGTGGGCGAGCACGTTGCACTCCGGCCGAAGGGGCGGGAGTTCGTCGGCCTCTGCCCGTTTCACGACGATCACTCTCCGTCGATGCACGTTGTGCCGCACAAGGGCATCTTCCACTGCTTCGCGTGCGGCGCCGGCGGCGACGCGTTGACCTTCGTCCGCAACTTCCACAAGATGAGTTTCCGCGAGGCACTGGAGCATCTGGCGCAGCGTGCCCGCATTACACTCACGCCCCGGCGGCACTCGTCGCCAGGGGCCGATGAGGCCGCGAGATCCGCGCGCGAGAGCCTGCTGGCCGCGAACCTCACCGCGTGCGACTTCTTTAGGACGATCCTGCGGCACGAGGAGCACGGGAAGGGGGCGAGGGATCTCATTGCTCGGCGCGGGATCCCGCCGGAAATGGTCCGCGAGTTCGACCTTGGCGCCGCTCCGGCGATGTGGGACGGGCTCGTCAAGACGATCGATGCGAAGCGGATGAAGCATGACGCATTCGTCGCCGCGGGCCTGCTCAAGCGACGGGAAAACGGCGGCTCGTACGACGCGTTCCGGGACCGCCTGATCTTCCCGATCCATGACCAGATCGGCCGCGTCATCGCGTTCGGCGGTCGCCGGCTGAGCGATGCGAAACGGCCGGACGGCACCGAGGATGCGAAGTACCTCAACTCCGCGGAGTCACCGGTCTTCGACAAGGGCGCGACGCTCTACGGTCTGCACCAGGCCGCTCGCGCCATCCAATCGTCCCGCACGGCGATCGTGGTCGAAGGGTATATCGACGTCATTGCGTGCCACGCCGCCGGAGTGCGGAACGTGGTCGCAACTCTGGGCACGGCGATGACCGCGGGCAACGCCCGCCTGCTCCGCCGCCAGTGCGAGGCGATCGTGCTGCTGTTCGACGGCGACGAGGCGGGTCAGCGCGCAGCACAGCGGGCTGTTGAGGTCTTCTTCTCGGAGCGCGTGGACCTCCGGATTGCAAGGCTCTCAGATGTCACCGACGCCAAGGACCCGGATGAACTCCTCAAACGGGAGGGTGGCGCCGCGACATTCAGGGAGGCGATCGCCCGCGCCGTTGACCCGTTCCGGATGCTGCTCTCACGGGTCGAATCGGAGATGTCAAACCGGGGGGTGGCGGCCCAGAGCCGGATCGTCGAGGAGTTTATTGCCCGCCTTGCCGACCTCGGCCTGGATCGCATCGAGCCCGCATTCCGGCAAATGATCGTCAGGCGGCTCTCGCAACTCACCGGAGTGGAATCGGACGTGCTGTTCGGCAGCATTGGGAGCCGTACCGACCGAGCCGGGGGCCAGCGGCGCTCCGCGGGCTCGGTGTCGGACAGCACCCACGAGCCTCCCGAGCGTCGCCGCCGGATGAACGGAAGAGAGCGGTTGATCGGGTGTCTGCTCTGCGATCCACAACTGGTCCACGCGTTGTCTGATCGTGATCGTGGGCTGATCTGGCCACCGGATTCGCGAGCGACGAAGGACGACATGGCGGTGTCCGGGGCTGTCGAGCAGCTGGTGCACGAGGGTGAGCCCCCGTCGCTTGCAGCCGTCCTGTCGCGACTCGAGGACGTCGAATCCCAGCACATCGCGACGTGGCTGGCCTCCGAGGTGGATCGCCTGGCGGAACGGAACCTGGAGGCCGTCCGACGGCTGTGGAAGGAATGGCTGGACGAGGCACGGCGCGGGCACGATGGCGTGTCGGCGCCTCCTTCTTCTGGATGGGACGATGCGGCCGCGCGTCTGGAGTCGCTCCGGCGTCGCGCGGCGGACGTTGGCACGGACCGGAGAGCCATGCCCAGGGCGTCGTAG
- a CDS encoding acylphosphatase, with translation MRQRVVYSGRVQGVGFRVTARGVALRHPVSGFVRNEADGSVMLEVQGDHATIELFRHELRTAMHRNIKGEHEASIAEVSGENEFVIRA, from the coding sequence GTGCGGCAGAGGGTTGTCTATTCCGGTCGTGTGCAGGGTGTCGGTTTCCGGGTCACCGCCCGCGGCGTGGCCCTGCGGCATCCGGTCTCGGGATTTGTTCGCAACGAGGCCGACGGCTCTGTGATGCTGGAGGTGCAGGGGGACCACGCGACGATCGAGCTGTTCCGCCACGAGTTGCGGACCGCGATGCACCGGAATATCAAGGGCGAGCACGAGGCCTCGATCGCCGAGGTTTCGGGAGAGAATGAGTTTGTGATCCGGGCCTGA
- a CDS encoding haloacid dehalogenase-like hydrolase: protein MLILFDIDATLISTSGAGIRAMEDAARSVFHPDFAADGIDYAGRLDPLIIGDFFNVAKQSRSAVAVAEFRAAYGRNLATRLVEPGVIARPLPGVPELLRALQASSEVTLGLLTGNFPETGTLKLKHCGIDPEGFRIRVWGDESPHDPPSREHLPAVALERYHAIHARRVDPSQVTVIGDTPHDVRCARVNGCRSLAVATGRFGTAELRSVGADLVVEDLSSTQRILEWLLSVSPESRRAS, encoded by the coding sequence ATGTTGATCCTCTTTGACATCGACGCCACCCTCATCTCCACCAGTGGCGCCGGCATTCGGGCCATGGAAGACGCGGCTCGGTCCGTCTTCCATCCCGACTTCGCCGCGGATGGCATCGACTACGCCGGGCGCCTCGATCCCCTGATCATTGGGGACTTCTTCAACGTGGCGAAACAGTCTCGATCAGCCGTCGCCGTCGCGGAGTTCAGAGCCGCGTACGGCCGGAACCTGGCAACGAGGCTGGTCGAGCCGGGGGTCATCGCCCGACCGCTCCCCGGTGTTCCGGAGCTGCTTCGTGCGCTCCAAGCCTCATCGGAGGTCACGCTCGGCCTGCTCACGGGCAACTTCCCTGAGACCGGCACGCTGAAGCTCAAGCATTGCGGGATCGATCCCGAGGGGTTCCGGATCAGGGTCTGGGGCGACGAATCACCCCACGATCCACCATCCCGGGAGCATCTGCCTGCGGTCGCCCTTGAGCGGTACCACGCGATCCACGCCAGGCGGGTCGATCCCTCGCAGGTCACCGTCATCGGCGACACCCCGCACGATGTTCGGTGCGCGAGGGTCAACGGGTGCCGGTCGCTGGCGGTTGCCACGGGTCGGTTCGGCACCGCCGAGCTCCGATCTGTAGGCGCCGACCTTGTGGTCGAGGATCTTTCATCGACGCAGCGGATCCTTGAGTGGCTGCTGTCGGTATCGCCCGAGTCGCGCCGGGCGAGCTAG
- a CDS encoding SHOCT domain-containing protein has protein sequence MGACLTTLHSILTPAQAGVDRGMPTGVLLVLVGGMIVLAIIGGVVVMVVRNRLLAKSDSRAESGSMLDSLRRARDRGEISPDEFDAARSALIARTSFGEGVTKRPVTRKPWQPASTPADEPRSRVAPPGFDLTGAPLPPTPPEGPGTE, from the coding sequence ATGGGAGCCTGCCTTACAACTCTTCACTCGATCCTGACGCCAGCCCAGGCGGGCGTGGATCGAGGGATGCCGACGGGCGTGCTGCTTGTACTGGTCGGCGGCATGATCGTGCTCGCGATCATCGGCGGGGTGGTCGTCATGGTCGTCCGGAACCGGCTGCTGGCCAAGTCGGATTCGCGCGCGGAGTCGGGTTCGATGCTCGACAGCCTTCGCCGGGCGAGGGATCGGGGCGAGATTTCCCCTGATGAGTTCGACGCCGCGAGGAGCGCTTTGATCGCCCGGACGAGCTTCGGCGAGGGAGTCACCAAGCGCCCGGTGACCAGGAAGCCGTGGCAACCGGCCAGCACGCCTGCCGACGAGCCGCGATCCCGCGTTGCACCCCCGGGCTTTGACCTCACGGGGGCGCCCCTCCCGCCAACGCCTCCGGAGGGGCCTGGTACCGAATAA